The following proteins come from a genomic window of Aspergillus luchuensis IFO 4308 DNA, chromosome 3, nearly complete sequence:
- a CDS encoding U4/U6-U5 snRNP complex subunit PRP3 (BUSCO:EOG092621ZV;~COG:A;~EggNog:ENOG410PFS0;~InterPro:IPR010541,IPR027104,IPR013881;~PFAM:PF06544,PF08572;~go_component: GO:0046540 - U4/U6 x U5 tri-snRNP complex [Evidence IEA];~go_process: GO:0000398 - mRNA splicing, via spliceosome [Evidence IEA]), with the protein MADISGNMLKRPHPEDQDNNTQKRPRSNHGSPMPAQGAPAAGKVDIEKMVAEARAKAEAVRARLQAAKGISPSPTPAASSASPTPPAASPAMSRLEQMKARVAAATSRANAAPPQRPAPTPTPQPPPFEDEDDGSSRARGGLDVGLHPALLSDTLEFRGAKGRQTSQNKTRRTESPATAGRPDRAGLDLSGPSIEEIKNNPYFDPNLGPKATVAKPRQTRQLIFNQKGKYIQQAAALRRQAQLEAMKKRIAERARQAGIDEDLDVEKAFLVPAPPAIEWWDEGLVNGEDYSGIENEQNLKIDTPDSIITQYVQHPVLLDPPQEKLLPAQKPMYLTPKEQAKIRRQRRMADLKEQQAKIRLGLEPAPPPKVKKSNLMRVLGEQAVKDPTAVEARVNREIAERREKHETANAERKLTKEERREKLARQQEADAEKGIQMTVYRIDSLANGRNRFKISKNAEQNALTGVCVMHPRFNLVIVEGGSHSINNYRKLMMNRIDWTENAGPNAVREGNREAQAAWLAAEDEQTGELKDLSHNTCELVWEGQVKTRAFRKWLGARVCETDSQAKDVLARAKLENFWVLAKSAKQNES; encoded by the coding sequence TGCCTGCTCAAGGCGCACCTGCCGCGGGCAAGGTTGATATTGAAAAGATGGTGGCCGAAGCAAGAGCAAAAGCAGAAGCGGTGCGTGCCAGACTTCAAGCGGCAAAGGGTATATCGCCATCGCCTACGCCGGCTGCATCAAGTGCCAGCCCTACGCCTCCTGCTGCCAGTCCAGCCATGTCGAGATTGGAACAAATGAAAGCTAGAGTGGCAGCAGCGACCAGTCGCGCCAACGCTGCTCCTCCGCAACGACCCGCCCCTACGCCGAcgcctcaacctcctccattcgaagatgaagacgatggctCGTCGCGAGCTCGAGGTGGTCTGGATGTTGGTCTTCACCCCGCTTTGCTCTCCGATACACTCGAGTTCCGGGGTGCGAAAGGACGGCAGACTTCCCAAAACAAGACCCGACGTACAGAATCCCCAGCTACCGCGGGGAGGCCAGATCGAGCCGGACTTGATCTATCGGGGCCGTCTATAGAGGAAATCAAGAACAACCCATATTTTGATCCAAACCTTGGTCCGAAAGCAACAGTAGCGAAGCCCCGACAAACGCGACAGCTCATTTTCAACCAGAAGGGCAAATACATACAGCAGGCCGCCGCTCTCCGTCGGCAGGCTCAGTTGGAAGCTATGAAGAAGCGGATTGCGGAAAGAGCACGGCAGGCGGGTATCGATGAAGACTTGGATGTTGAGAAGGCTTTCCTCGTGCCAGCCCCTCCCGCAATTGAATGGTGGGACGAAGGTCTGGTGAACGGCGAGGACTATTCTGGCATTGAAAATGAACAAAACCTCAAAATCGACACGCCTGACTCGATCATCACGCAATACGTACAACACCCAGTTCTTCTCGATCCTCCGCAGGAAAAGCTACTACCAGCACAGAAGCCTATGTATCTCACGCCCAAGGAACAGGCCAAGATCCGTCGCCAGCGCCGCATGGCAGATCTGAAGGAACAACAAGCGAAGATCCGACTGGGTCTCGAGccagcacctccaccaaAGGTCAAAAAATCGAACCTGATGCGAGTCTTGGGTGAACAGGCCGTCAAGGATCCCACGGCCGTGGAGGCACGCGTGAACCGGGAAATCGCAGAACGTCGTGAGAAACACGAGACTGCGAACGCGGAGCGCAAACTTACTAAAGAAGAACGTCGAGAGAAGCTTGCCCGGCAACAGGAGgccgatgcggagaagggTATTCAAATGACCGTGTATCGAATTGACAGCCTCGCCAACGGGCGAAACCGCTTTAAAATCAGCAAGAATGCCGAACAGAACGCTCTCACAGGAGTATGCGTCATGCACCCTCGCTTCAACCTCGTGATTGTCGAGGGGGGCTCCCACTCTATCAACAACTATAGAAAGCTCATGATGAACCGGATTGACTGGACCGAGAACGCTGGCCCGAACGCGGTGCGCGAGGGCAACCGCGAGGCCCAAGCCGCCTGGCTAGCAGCTGAAGACGAGCAAACCGGGGAACTGAAGGACCTTAGTCACAATACCTGCGAACTTGTCTGGGAAGGTCAGGTCAAGACCCGCGCGTTCCGGAAATGGCTGGGTGCGCGAGTGTGTGAAACGGATTCCCAAGCTAAGGATGTCTTGGCCCGCGCGAAGCTGGAGAATTTCTGGGTATTGGCGAAGAGTGCCAAACAGAACGAGTCGTGA
- a CDS encoding RNA-binding snoRNP assembly protein NAF1 (BUSCO:EOG09263G4R;~COG:S;~EggNog:ENOG410PM0K;~InterPro:IPR007504,IPR009000,IPR040309,IPR038664;~PFAM:PF04410;~go_component: GO:0005732 - small nucleolar ribonucleoprotein complex [Evidence IEA];~go_function: GO:0003723 - RNA binding [Evidence IEA];~go_process: GO:0000493 - box H/ACA snoRNP assembly [Evidence IEA];~go_process: GO:0001522 - pseudouridine synthesis [Evidence IEA];~go_process: GO:0042254 - ribosome biogenesis [Evidence IEA]), producing MSDNQSPAQPLGSSEVPNEGPPVKRPCTIDTPPIALTPADDGSDFYNTPLAVGTPADSSAVKDQVDGAQNPTSEPDAASQIHPPIPGLNLVNDNVKDLQQPQTATNAASEQSDAVPTNQSAPEQAEPEKLEETKAEPATDAMDVDANEKQETQQPAEAPATNGAEPAQEEEEEEDDDEHPEWEIDSSPYESSSDDSSTDSSDDSDDDEDYPILSPEEQARILMQAELGSDDEGDGKGKTGGHLRTANEMPEEAPPIPEVTITPEMKIVHLGQVEAIVENTLLITANTSGEYQVLEAGSLLCLENRSVAGVVSETLGRVENPLYAVRYPTAAAITERGLSKGTHVYYVEEHSTFVFTQPLKGLKGSDASNFHDEEIAEDEVEFSDDEAEAEYKRKLKQKRQEKKDSRNENGPARGRRNPPGPSKLGQSELNYDDNPVDDGYTPLARPKNLHEMMRQQEAPVEADGHSGPSRNNSGFRGGGRGRGRGYDRGGRGGGGRGGRPSHESAPHHQDRQQSYYQPQAQASHQSQPQPQPHTYPQAAYPTNPQGAYALPQQFPPFGAFQPQQPQAYGQGAMPTAPFNFQMPFQQAYQQPNPYQQLPGNVHINPLFLAALQQQQQQQQQQVPGQQQPQQPTMNFDQVKAQLDLLRQLSNNQNQNQGPPRS from the coding sequence ATGAGTGATAACCAGTCTCCTGCTCAGCCTCTGGGCTCTTCAGAAGTCCCCAATGAGGGTCCTCCTGTCAAGAGGCCCTGCACCATCGATACGCCACCCATTGCCTTGACGCCAGCGGACGATGGAAGCGATTTCTACAATACTCCCTTGGCTGTCGGGACACCTGCGGACAGTAGCGCTGTGAAGGACCAGGTTGATGGCGCTCAGAATCCGACCAGTGAGCCGGATGCCGCTTCACAAATCCATCCCCCCATTCCGGGTTTGAACCTGGTCAATGACAACGTCAAAGATCTGCAGCAACCACAGACGGCCACAAATGCGGCCAGCGAGCAGAGCGATGCTGTACCTACCAACCAGTCTGCTCCCGAACAGGCTGAGCCcgagaagttggaggaaaCCAAGGCGGAGCCCGCTACCGATGCTatggatgtggatgccaatgagaagcaggagaCCCAACAACCAGCGGAGGCACCTGCCACCAATGGCGCAGAACCtgcccaggaagaagaagaagaagaagacgacgacgagcaCCCCGAGTGGGAAATCGATTCCTCTCCCTACGAATCCTCATCCGACGACTCCTCCACAGATTCTTCCGAtgacagcgacgacgacgaagactaCCCCATTCTGAGCCCCGAAGAACAAGCACGGATATTGATGCAGGCCGAACTTGGCTCTGACGACGAAGGAGATGGAAAGGGCAAAACCGGCGGCCATCTGAGAACAGCGAACGAAATGCCCGAAGAAGCACCTCCCATCCCTGAGGTTACCATTACACCCGAGATGAAAATCGTGCATCTGGGTCAGGTGGAGGCGATCGTCGAGAACACACTCCTCATTACGGCCAACACCAGCGGCGAATACCAAGTGCTCGAAGCCGGCTCGCTACTCTGTCTGGAGAACCGCAGTGTCGCCGGTGTAGTCTCCGAGACTCTCGGAAGGGTCGAGAACCCTCTGTATGCCGTTCGGTACCCGACCGCGGCCGCCATCACCGAGCGTGGCCTGTCCAAGGGCACACATGTCTACTATGTCGAGGAACACTCCACCTTCGTCTTCACTCAACCCCTCAAGGGTCTGAAGGGAAGCGATGCCTCCAACTTCCACGACGAAGAGATTGCCGAGGACGAAGTCGAGTTCTCCGACGACGAAGCCGAAGCAGAGTACAAGCGCAAGCTCAAGCAGAAGcgccaggaaaagaaggactCTCGGAACGAAAACGGCCCAgcaagaggcagaagaaacCCCCCAGGACCCTCCAAGCTCGGCCAAAGCGAACTGAACTACGACGACAACCCTGTTGACGACGGCTACACTCCGCTGGCCCGGCCGAAGAACCTGCACGAGATGATGCGCCAACAGGAAGCCCCCGTTGAAGCCGACGGCCACTCCGGCCCCAGCAGAAACAACTCCGGCTTCCGcggtggtggccgtggtcgTGGCCGAGGATATGATCGTGGAggtcgcggtggtggtggccgcGGTGGTCGTCCCTCCCACGAGTCGGCTCCTCACCATCAAGACCGTCAACAATCATACTACCAGCCCCAAGCGCAGGCCTCTCATCAgtctcaacctcaacctcaaccccacACCTACCCCCAAGCAGCGTACCCCACAAACCCGCAGGGTGCATACGCTCTCCCTCAGCAGTTCCCTCCCTTCGGAGCCTTCCAGCCGCAACAACCCCAAGCGTACGGACAAGGTGCTATGCCAACAGCACCGTTCAATTTCCAGATGCCTTTCCAACAGGCCTATCAACAACCGAACCCGTACCAACAGCTTCCTGGTAACGTGCACATCAATCCCTTGTTCCTGGCTGCCctacagcagcagcaacaacagcagcagcaacaagtACcgggacaacaacaaccgcaaCAACCGACGATGAACTTTGATCAAGTGAAAGCACAATTGGATCTTCTGCGGCAATTAAGTaacaaccagaaccagaaccagggACCTCCTCGTTCGTGA
- the ALG9 gene encoding dolichyl-P-Man:Man(6)GlcNAc(2)-PP-dolichol alpha-1,2-mannosyltransferase (BUSCO:EOG09261FM4;~CAZy:GT22;~COG:G;~EggNog:ENOG410PIIT;~InterPro:IPR039484,IPR005599;~PFAM:PF03901;~TransMembrane:10 (i32-56o117-135i142-161o167-185i197-220o232-256i299-321o333-352i364-383o403-426i);~go_function: GO:0000030 - mannosyltransferase activity [Evidence IEA];~go_function: GO:0016757 - transferase activity, transferring glycosyl groups [Evidence IEA]): MAPARRTGEAPSGSQGPTPTPRTKQRPPPPPFYLPLNIALYLCIITNVISALYAPIQDCDEVFNFWEPTHYLNHGYGLQTWEYSPVYSIRSWLYVSTHALVGKIGSFALSSKSAEFYAIRCFLALVCAACETRLYSAICRTLSPRIGLLFLMVVAFTPGMFHASTAFLPSSFTMYMSMLGLTAFLDWRDGQKTAQGIMWFGLGAIVGWPFAGALMLPLLLEEVVIGLLSSNVRGMFLSVLDGAMRCLVILALEIAVDYAFLRKLVIVPWNIVAYNVFGGEGRGPDIFGVEPWTFYIRNLLLNFNIWFAFAMAAAPLLALQALFRPKATSVQTLLRTVTLITPFYMWFAIFTAQPHKEERFMFPAYPFLALNASIAFHMILSFVGSSNPNVSAGSMLPKIKLAVIMSIILMALNSGLLRIVGIMSAYNAPLKVFEPLAQPGVAQPGDTVCFGKEWYRFPSSFFLPSDLRAKFVRSEFRGLLPGEFPEAADFSALFEGTSRIPTGMNDRNEEDLGKYTDLSQCSFLVDSEFPSRKATELEPDYIHEDTQWEQLACHSFLDASQTGLLGRLIWTPDLPITPEPLRRKWGEYCLLRRRSDVTGNAA, from the exons ATGGCACCTGCTCGGAGGACAGGCGAGGCCCCTTCAGGATCGCAGGGGCCAACGCCTACTCCGCGCACCAAACAACG gccgccgccgccgccattTTACCTACCATTGAATATCGCACTCTACCTTTGCATTATCACCAATGTGATTTCAGCCCTCTACGCGCCGATACAGGATTGTGACGAAGTCTTTAACTTCTGGGAACCAACGCATTATCTCAACCATGGATACGGGCTTCAGACGTGGGAGTACTCTCCGGTGTACTCGATCCGAAGCTGGCTGTATGTCTCTACACATGCCCTGGTGGGCAAAATCGGATCGTTTGCTCTAAGCAGCAAGTCTGCAGAGTTCTATGCGATCAGATGCTTCCTTGCGCTGGTGTGCGCTGCTTGCGAGACCCGTCTCTACTCCGCCATCTGTCGTACCTTGAGCCCCCGTAtcggccttctcttcctcatgGTCGTCGCATTCACCCCGGGCATGTTCCATGCGTCAACCGCCTTCCTACCATCTAGCTTCACCATGTATATGTCGATGCTGGGTCTGACGGCGTTCTTGGATTGGCGCGATGGTCAGAAAACGGCGCAGGGGATCATGTGGTTTGGGCTCGGGGCGATTGTCGGCTGGCCGTTTGCTGGAGCTCTCATGCTTCCTCTTTTattggaggaggttgttaTCGGCTTGTTGTCGTCAAACGTGAGAGGAATGTTCCTAAGCGTTCTGGATGGCGCGATGAGGTGTCTTGTAATTCTG GCTCTTGAAATTGCTGTAGACTACGCTTTCCTGCGTAAACTTGTTATTGTACCCTGGAACATCGTGGCGTACAACGTTTTTGGCGGAGAGGGTAGAGGTCCCGATATCTTCGGGGTTGAGCCTTGGACCTTCTACATCCGGAACTTGCTGCTCAACTTCAACATCTGGTTTGCGTTCGCTATGGCCGCTGCGCCGCTGCTTGCCCTTCAGGCGCTTTTCCGCCCCAAGGCGACTAGTGTGCAGACCTTGCTCCGAACCGTGACACTTATCACCCCGTTTTACATGTGGTTCGCCATTTTCACAGCCCAGCCACATAAGGAAGAGCGGTTCATGTTCCCAGCATATCCATTCCTCGCGCTCAATGCGTCCATTGCCTTCCACATGATTCTGTCGTTCGTTGGCTCCAGTAACCCCAATGTGTCAGCTGGGAGTATGTTACCGAAGATCAAGTTGGCAGTGATCATGTCAATAATCCTAATGGCCCTCAATTCTGGTCTCCTGCGGATTGTTGGGATCATGAGCGCCTACAATGCTCCGCTGAAGGTCTTCGAACCGTTGGCACAGCCCGGAGTCGCCCAGCCAGGCGATACGGTGTGTTTTGGCAAGGAGTGGTACCGGTTTCCCtcgtccttcttcctccccagcgACCTGCGGGCCAAATTTGTTCGCAGCGAATTCCGAGGACTGCTTCCCGGTGAGTTTCCCGAGGCTGCGGACTTCTCTGCGCTCTTTGAAGGGACGTCGCGGATTCCCACGGGCATGAACGATCgcaatgaagaagatctcGGAAAATAC ACCGACCTCTCGCAATGTTCCTTCCTGGTAGACTCGGAGTTCCCGAGCCGGAAGGCAACCGAGCTGGAGCCAGATTACATCCACGAGGACACGCAGTGGGAGCAGCTGGCGTGTCATAGCTTCCTGGACGCATCCCAGACGGGTCTTCTGGGGCGGCTGATCTGGACTCCGGATTTGCCTATCACCCCAGAGCCTCTCCGGCGGAAATGGGGCGAGTACTGTCTGCTGCGGAGACGCAGCGACGTCACAGGAAATGCTGCATAG